The Amblyomma americanum isolate KBUSLIRL-KWMA chromosome 6, ASM5285725v1, whole genome shotgun sequence genome has a window encoding:
- the LOC144094291 gene encoding histone H3 → MARTKQTARKSTGGKAPRKQLATKAARKSAPATGGVKKPHRYRPGTVALREIRRYQKSTELLIRKLPFQRLVREIAQDFKTDLRFQSSAVMALQEASEAYLVGLFEDTNLCAIHAKRVTIMPKDIQLARRIRGERA, encoded by the coding sequence ATGGCTCGCACGAAGCAAACCGCGCGCAAGAGCACCGGTGGCAAGGCCCCCCGCAAGCAGCTGGCCACAAAGGCTGCTCGTAAGAGTGCGCCAGCTACCGGAGGCGTGAAGAAGCCTCACAGATATAGGCCTGGCAccgtggcacttcgtgaaattcgCCGATACCAAAAATCGACCGAACTTCTCATCCGCAAGCTGCCCTTCCAGCGCCTGGTGAGAGAAATCGCTCAGGACTTCAAGACCGACCTGCGCTTCCAGAGCTCGGCCGTCATGGCACTTCAGGAGGCCAGCGAGGCATACCTGGTCGGTCTCTTCGAGGACACCAACCTGTGCGCGATCCACGCCAAGCGCGTCACCATCATGCCGAAGGATATCCAGCTGGCGAGGCGCATCCGCGGCGAGCGCGCCTAG
- the LOC144095085 gene encoding histone H2A-like produces the protein MSGRGKGGKGKSKTRSSRAGLQFPVGRIHRLLRKGNYAERVGAGAPVYLAAVLEYLAAEVLELAGNAARDNKKTRIIPRHLQLAIRNDEELNKLLSGVTIAQGGVLPNIQAVLLPKKTEKKA, from the coding sequence ATGTCAGGTCGCGGAAAAGGAGGCAAGGGCAAGAGCAAGACCCGCTCGAGCCGCGCGGGACTGCAGTTCCCCGTGGGTCGAATTCACCGTCTCTTGCGTAAGGGCAACTACGCGGAGCGCGTCGGAGCGGGCGCCCCCGTTTACCTGGCCGCCGTCCTCGAATACCTGGCCGCCGAGGTGCTCGAGCTGGCGGGCAACGCTGCTCGGGACAACAAGAAGACCAGAATCATTCCGCGCCACCTGCAGCTGGCCATCCGAAACGACGAGGAGCTGAACAAGCTGCTCTCGGGAGTTACCATCGCCCAGGGCGgcgtcttgcccaacatccaggcCGTGTTGCTCCCCAAGAAGACCGAGAAGAAGGCGTGA